Proteins from a single region of Callithrix jacchus isolate 240 chromosome 12, calJac240_pri, whole genome shotgun sequence:
- the PGP gene encoding glycerol-3-phosphate phosphatase has protein sequence MAATAADGDDARCVRLSAERAQALLADVDTLLFDCDGVLWRGETAVPGAPEALRALRARGKRLGFITNNSSKTRAAYAEKLRRLGFGGPAGPGAGLEVFGTAYCTALYLRQRLAGAPSPKAYVLGSPALAAELEAVGVACVGVGPEPLQGEGPGDWLHAPLEPDVRAVVVGFDPHFSYMKLTRALRYLQQPGCLLVGTNMDNRLPLENGRFIAGTGCLVRAVEMAAQRQADIIGKPSRFIFDCVSQEYGIDPERTVMVGDRLDTDILLGVTCGLKTILTLTGVSTLGDVKRNQESDCVAKKKMVPDFYVDSIADLLPALQG, from the exons ATGGCGGCAACGGCGGCCGATGGCGACGACGCCCGCTGCGTGCGGTTGAGCGCCGAGCGGGCCCAGGCGCTGCTGGCCGACGTGGACACGCTGCTCTTTGACTGCGACGGGGTGCTGTGGCGCGGGGAGACGGCCGTGCCAGGGGCGCCCGAGGCCCTGCGGGCGCTGCGTGCCCGCGGCAAGCGCCTGGGCTTCATAACCAACAACAGCAGCAAGACCCGCGCGGCCTACGCCGAGAAGCTGCGGCGCCTGGGCTTCGGGGGCCCTGCGGGGCCCGGCGCCGGCCTGGAGGTCTTCGGCACCGCCTACTGCACCGCGCTCTACCTGCGCCAGCGCCTGGCCGGCGCGCCCTCGCCCAAGGCCTACGTGCTGGGCAGCCCGGCCCTGGCCGCGGAGCTGGAGGCCGTGGGCGTCGCGTGCGTGGGCGTGGGGCCCGAGCCGCTACAGGGCGAGGGGCCCGGCGACTGGCTGCACGCGCCGCTGGAGCCCGACGTGCGCGCGGTGGTGGTGGGGTTCGACCCGCACTTCAGCTACATGAAGCTCACCCGCGCCCTGCGCTACCTGCAGCAGCCGGGCTGCCTGCTCGTGGGCACCAACATGGACAACCGGCTGCCGCTGGAGAACGGCCGCTTCATCGCGG GTACCGGCTGCCTGGTCCGAGCCGTGGAGATGGCCGCCCAGCGCCAGGCCGACATCATCGGGAAGCCCAGCCGCTTCATCTTCGACTGCGTGTCCCAGGAGTACGGCATCGACCCCGAGCGCACCGTCATGGTGGGGGACCGGCTGGACACGGACATCCTTCTGGGCGTCACCTGCGGCCTCAAGACCATTCTGACCCTCACCGGGGTCTCCACGCTTGGGGACGTGAAGAGGAATCAGGAAAGTGACTGCGTGGCCAAGAAGAAAATGGTCCCCGACTTCTACGTGGACAGCATAGCCGACCTTTTGCCCGCCCTTCAAGGTTAA
- the BRICD5 gene encoding BRICHOS domain-containing protein 5 isoform X3, translating to MPGGTGSSRLPLHTPAFRNPWSWACTLWDAIWPHLTLGGWEAAGGTQSRMSHSLNQASSTPTTLSKSPWLGLCCLQLVIWTGFPRSQALCFPDPGIQSVQARCLEPGLVTGIPQVGGGDCPGSDPDIRSGAEGEAWGQEGRRPEVSLAKVADKGRRQSAHCEQGLQHGASKLLRGAPRSWACRGEWAPITPAARTQGVPQATCSVVSNPHDPSDPDACPGEDQALLWGLESRGPAAAAAAGTGCRDCGWRASWLRSGPSQATAADAANDPPEPPHVEAQPNHPGGRGPECGNHHSDRTSEQPQLGGAVRRAEREWAGRDCPHRCQLGWPCLTPLPPQGCICYRPEEHHACFLRLMGDSDRETLRLLVDTSKAQGTPGPSQDTHHTQELLAVLGSHEVDPTQVGALVQHLCARTPIYWAQRVEGPRRQRLIYLCIDICFPSNICVSVCFYYLPD from the exons ATGCCAGGGGGCACAGGCTCCAGCAGGCTGCCTCTCCACACTCCAGCCTTCAGGAACCCCTGGTCTTGGGCATGTACTCTGTGGGATGCCATTTGGCCCCATCTCACACTGGGGGGCTGGGAAGCAGCTGGGGGTACACAGTCCCGTATGAGTCATTCATTGAACCAGGCCTCATCCACCCCAACCACACTTAGCAAGTCACCCTGGCTGGGCCTGTGCTGCCTCCAGTTGGTCATCTGGACTGGATTTCCCCGCAGCCAAGCACTATGCTTCCCAGACCCTGGTATCCAGTCTGTGCAGGCCAGGTGTctggagccaggcctggtgacaggTATCCcccaggtgggaggaggggactGTCCTGGCTCTGACCCGGATATCAGATCCGGAGCTGAGGGGGAGGCGTGGGGTCAGGAGGGGAGGCGTCCTGAGGTTTCCCTGGCCAAGGTTGCAGACAAGGGGCGCAGACAATCGGCGCATTGTGAGCAGGGGCTGCAGCATGGAGCCAGCAAGCTGCTGCGCGGAGCGCCCCGAAGCTGGGCCTGCAGGGGTGAGTGGGCTCCCATCACTCCTGCAGCAAGGACCCAGGGGGTGCCCCAGGCCACTTGCTCCGTGGTCTCTAACCCCCATGACCCCTCTGACCCTGACGCATGCCCAGGTGAAGACCAAGCCCTGCTGTGGGGGCTGGAGAGCCGCgggcctgctgctgctgctgctgctggcactGGCTGCAGGGACTGTGGCTGGAGGGCTTCTTGGCTTCGCTCAGGGCCCTCCCAAG CCACGGCTGCAGACGCTGCGAATGACCCTCCCGAGCCCCCACATGTCGAGGCCCAACCAAACCATCCTGGTGGACGTGGCCCAGAATGCGGCAACCATCACAGTGACCGCACCTCAGAGCAACCACAGCTGGGTGGTGCTGTTCGACGGGCAGAGCGTGAGTGGGCAGGGAGGGACTGCCCTCACAGGTGTCAGCTGGGGTGGCCCTGCCTCACCCCCCTGCCTCCCCAGGGCTGCATCTGTTACCGCCCTGAGGAGCACCACGCCTGCTTCCTCCGCCTGATGGGGGACAGTGATCGGGAGACCCTGCGGCTGCTGGTGGATACCTCCAAG GCCCAAGGGACTCCGGGCCCCAGCCAGGacacccaccacacccaggaGCTGCTGGCAGTGCTGGGGAGCCACGAGGTGGACCCCACCCAGGTGGGCGCTTTGGTGCAGCACCTGTGCGCAAGGACCCCCATCTACTGGGCCCAGCGTGTGGAGG GGCCCCGGAGGCAGCGGCTCATCTATCTCTGCATCGACATCTGCTTCCCAAGCAACATCTGTGTATCAGTCTGCTTTTATTACCTCCCAGACTGA
- the BRICD5 gene encoding BRICHOS domain-containing protein 5 isoform X1 has protein sequence MPGGTGSSRLPLHTPAFRNPWSWACTLWDAIWPHLTLGGWEAAGGTQSRMSHSLNQASSTPTTLSKSPWLGLCCLQLVIWTGFPRSQALCFPDPGIQSVQARCLEPGLVTGIPQVGGGDCPGSDPDIRSGAEGEAWGQEGRRPEVSLAKVADKGRRQSAHCEQGLQHGASKLLRGAPRSWACRGEWAPITPAARTQGVPQATCSVVSNPHDPSDPDACPGEDQALLWGLESRGPAAAAAAGTGCRDCGWRASWLRSGPSQATAADAANDPPEPPHVEAQPNHPGGRGPECGNHHSDRTSEQPQLGGAVRRAEREWAGRDCPHRCQLGWPCLTPLPPQGCICYRPEEHHACFLRLMGDSDRETLRLLVDTSKSLLSRPKGLRAPARTPTTPRSCWQCWGATRWTPPRWALWCSTCAQGPPSTGPSVWRVSWGCCMGRPDPRRSWGQSPWELTTPSPQGPGGSGSSISASTSASQATSVYQSAFITSQTEPPTWPSPAPVPSPAGWPDRPHQGGQLPAGTNKPFHLAVVFSVA, from the exons ATGCCAGGGGGCACAGGCTCCAGCAGGCTGCCTCTCCACACTCCAGCCTTCAGGAACCCCTGGTCTTGGGCATGTACTCTGTGGGATGCCATTTGGCCCCATCTCACACTGGGGGGCTGGGAAGCAGCTGGGGGTACACAGTCCCGTATGAGTCATTCATTGAACCAGGCCTCATCCACCCCAACCACACTTAGCAAGTCACCCTGGCTGGGCCTGTGCTGCCTCCAGTTGGTCATCTGGACTGGATTTCCCCGCAGCCAAGCACTATGCTTCCCAGACCCTGGTATCCAGTCTGTGCAGGCCAGGTGTctggagccaggcctggtgacaggTATCCcccaggtgggaggaggggactGTCCTGGCTCTGACCCGGATATCAGATCCGGAGCTGAGGGGGAGGCGTGGGGTCAGGAGGGGAGGCGTCCTGAGGTTTCCCTGGCCAAGGTTGCAGACAAGGGGCGCAGACAATCGGCGCATTGTGAGCAGGGGCTGCAGCATGGAGCCAGCAAGCTGCTGCGCGGAGCGCCCCGAAGCTGGGCCTGCAGGGGTGAGTGGGCTCCCATCACTCCTGCAGCAAGGACCCAGGGGGTGCCCCAGGCCACTTGCTCCGTGGTCTCTAACCCCCATGACCCCTCTGACCCTGACGCATGCCCAGGTGAAGACCAAGCCCTGCTGTGGGGGCTGGAGAGCCGCgggcctgctgctgctgctgctgctggcactGGCTGCAGGGACTGTGGCTGGAGGGCTTCTTGGCTTCGCTCAGGGCCCTCCCAAG CCACGGCTGCAGACGCTGCGAATGACCCTCCCGAGCCCCCACATGTCGAGGCCCAACCAAACCATCCTGGTGGACGTGGCCCAGAATGCGGCAACCATCACAGTGACCGCACCTCAGAGCAACCACAGCTGGGTGGTGCTGTTCGACGGGCAGAGCGTGAGTGGGCAGGGAGGGACTGCCCTCACAGGTGTCAGCTGGGGTGGCCCTGCCTCACCCCCCTGCCTCCCCAGGGCTGCATCTGTTACCGCCCTGAGGAGCACCACGCCTGCTTCCTCCGCCTGATGGGGGACAGTGATCGGGAGACCCTGCGGCTGCTGGTGGATACCTCCAAG AGTCTTCTCAGCAGGCCCAAGGGACTCCGGGCCCCAGCCAGGacacccaccacacccaggaGCTGCTGGCAGTGCTGGGGAGCCACGAGGTGGACCCCACCCAGGTGGGCGCTTTGGTGCAGCACCTGTGCGCAAGGACCCCCATCTACTGGGCCCAGCGTGTGGAGGGTGAGTTGGGGTTGCTGCATGGGGAGGCCAGACCCACGGAGGAGCTGGGGTCAGAGCCCTTGGGAACTCACGACGCCCTCACCACAGGGCCCCGGAGGCAGCGGCTCATCTATCTCTGCATCGACATCTGCTTCCCAAGCAACATCTGTGTATCAGTCTGCTTTTATTACCTCCCAGACTGAGCCCCCGACCTGGCCAAGCCCAGCCCCAGTCCCCAGTCCAGCGGGCTGGCCAGATCGCCCGCACCAGGGAGGACAGCTGCCGGCGGGGACGAATAAACCCTTCCACCTGGCCGTGGTGTTCTCTGTGGCCTGA
- the BRICD5 gene encoding BRICHOS domain-containing protein 5 isoform X2 has protein sequence MPGGTGSSRLPLHTPAFRNPWSWACTLWDAIWPHLTLGGWEAAGGTQSRMSHSLNQASSTPTTLSKSPWLGLCCLQLVIWTGFPRSQALCFPDPGIQSVQARCLEPGLVTGIPQVGGGDCPGSDPDIRSGAEGEAWGQEGRRPEVSLAKVADKGRRQSAHCEQGLQHGASKLLRGAPRSWACRGEWAPITPAARTQGVPQATCSVVSNPHDPSDPDACPGEDQALLWGLESRGPAAAAAAGTGCRDCGWRASWLRSGPSQATAADAANDPPEPPHVEAQPNHPGGRGPECGNHHSDRTSEQPQLGGAVRRAEREWAGRDCPHRCQLGWPCLTPLPPQGCICYRPEEHHACFLRLMGDSDRETLRLLVDTSKAQGTPGPSQDTHHTQELLAVLGSHEVDPTQVGALVQHLCARTPIYWAQRVEGELGLLHGEARPTEELGSEPLGTHDALTTGPRRQRLIYLCIDICFPSNICVSVCFYYLPD, from the exons ATGCCAGGGGGCACAGGCTCCAGCAGGCTGCCTCTCCACACTCCAGCCTTCAGGAACCCCTGGTCTTGGGCATGTACTCTGTGGGATGCCATTTGGCCCCATCTCACACTGGGGGGCTGGGAAGCAGCTGGGGGTACACAGTCCCGTATGAGTCATTCATTGAACCAGGCCTCATCCACCCCAACCACACTTAGCAAGTCACCCTGGCTGGGCCTGTGCTGCCTCCAGTTGGTCATCTGGACTGGATTTCCCCGCAGCCAAGCACTATGCTTCCCAGACCCTGGTATCCAGTCTGTGCAGGCCAGGTGTctggagccaggcctggtgacaggTATCCcccaggtgggaggaggggactGTCCTGGCTCTGACCCGGATATCAGATCCGGAGCTGAGGGGGAGGCGTGGGGTCAGGAGGGGAGGCGTCCTGAGGTTTCCCTGGCCAAGGTTGCAGACAAGGGGCGCAGACAATCGGCGCATTGTGAGCAGGGGCTGCAGCATGGAGCCAGCAAGCTGCTGCGCGGAGCGCCCCGAAGCTGGGCCTGCAGGGGTGAGTGGGCTCCCATCACTCCTGCAGCAAGGACCCAGGGGGTGCCCCAGGCCACTTGCTCCGTGGTCTCTAACCCCCATGACCCCTCTGACCCTGACGCATGCCCAGGTGAAGACCAAGCCCTGCTGTGGGGGCTGGAGAGCCGCgggcctgctgctgctgctgctgctggcactGGCTGCAGGGACTGTGGCTGGAGGGCTTCTTGGCTTCGCTCAGGGCCCTCCCAAG CCACGGCTGCAGACGCTGCGAATGACCCTCCCGAGCCCCCACATGTCGAGGCCCAACCAAACCATCCTGGTGGACGTGGCCCAGAATGCGGCAACCATCACAGTGACCGCACCTCAGAGCAACCACAGCTGGGTGGTGCTGTTCGACGGGCAGAGCGTGAGTGGGCAGGGAGGGACTGCCCTCACAGGTGTCAGCTGGGGTGGCCCTGCCTCACCCCCCTGCCTCCCCAGGGCTGCATCTGTTACCGCCCTGAGGAGCACCACGCCTGCTTCCTCCGCCTGATGGGGGACAGTGATCGGGAGACCCTGCGGCTGCTGGTGGATACCTCCAAG GCCCAAGGGACTCCGGGCCCCAGCCAGGacacccaccacacccaggaGCTGCTGGCAGTGCTGGGGAGCCACGAGGTGGACCCCACCCAGGTGGGCGCTTTGGTGCAGCACCTGTGCGCAAGGACCCCCATCTACTGGGCCCAGCGTGTGGAGGGTGAGTTGGGGTTGCTGCATGGGGAGGCCAGACCCACGGAGGAGCTGGGGTCAGAGCCCTTGGGAACTCACGACGCCCTCACCACAGGGCCCCGGAGGCAGCGGCTCATCTATCTCTGCATCGACATCTGCTTCCCAAGCAACATCTGTGTATCAGTCTGCTTTTATTACCTCCCAGACTGA
- the BRICD5 gene encoding BRICHOS domain-containing protein 5 isoform X8, translating to MEPASCCAERPEAGPAGVKTKPCCGGWRAAGLLLLLLLALAAGTVAGGLLGFAQGPPKPRLQTLRMTLPSPHMSRPNQTILVDVAQNAATITVTAPQSNHSWVVLFDGQSGCICYRPEEHHACFLRLMGDSDRETLRLLVDTSKAQGTPGPSQDTHHTQELLAVLGSHEVDPTQVGALVQHLCARTPIYWAQRVEGELGLLHGEARPTEELGSEPLGTHDALTTGPRRQRLIYLCIDICFPSNICVSVCFYYLPD from the exons ATGGAGCCAGCAAGCTGCTGCGCGGAGCGCCCCGAAGCTGGGCCTGCAGGG GTGAAGACCAAGCCCTGCTGTGGGGGCTGGAGAGCCGCgggcctgctgctgctgctgctgctggcactGGCTGCAGGGACTGTGGCTGGAGGGCTTCTTGGCTTCGCTCAGGGCCCTCCCAAG CCACGGCTGCAGACGCTGCGAATGACCCTCCCGAGCCCCCACATGTCGAGGCCCAACCAAACCATCCTGGTGGACGTGGCCCAGAATGCGGCAACCATCACAGTGACCGCACCTCAGAGCAACCACAGCTGGGTGGTGCTGTTCGACGGGCAGAGC GGCTGCATCTGTTACCGCCCTGAGGAGCACCACGCCTGCTTCCTCCGCCTGATGGGGGACAGTGATCGGGAGACCCTGCGGCTGCTGGTGGATACCTCCAAG GCCCAAGGGACTCCGGGCCCCAGCCAGGacacccaccacacccaggaGCTGCTGGCAGTGCTGGGGAGCCACGAGGTGGACCCCACCCAGGTGGGCGCTTTGGTGCAGCACCTGTGCGCAAGGACCCCCATCTACTGGGCCCAGCGTGTGGAGGGTGAGTTGGGGTTGCTGCATGGGGAGGCCAGACCCACGGAGGAGCTGGGGTCAGAGCCCTTGGGAACTCACGACGCCCTCACCACAGGGCCCCGGAGGCAGCGGCTCATCTATCTCTGCATCGACATCTGCTTCCCAAGCAACATCTGTGTATCAGTCTGCTTTTATTACCTCCCAGACTGA
- the BRICD5 gene encoding BRICHOS domain-containing protein 5 isoform X5, which translates to MEPASCCAERPEAGPAGVKTKPCCGGWRAAGLLLLLLLALAAGTVAGGLLGFAQGPPKPRLQTLRMTLPSPHMSRPNQTILVDVAQNAATITVTAPQSNHSWVVLFDGQSGCICYRPEEHHACFLRLMGDSDRETLRLLVDTSKSLLSRPKGLRAPARTPTTPRSCWQCWGATRWTPPRWALWCSTCAQGPPSTGPSVWRVSWGCCMGRPDPRRSWGQSPWELTTPSPQGPGGSGSSISASTSASQATSVYQSAFITSQTEPPTWPSPAPVPSPAGWPDRPHQGGQLPAGTNKPFHLAVVFSVA; encoded by the exons ATGGAGCCAGCAAGCTGCTGCGCGGAGCGCCCCGAAGCTGGGCCTGCAGGG GTGAAGACCAAGCCCTGCTGTGGGGGCTGGAGAGCCGCgggcctgctgctgctgctgctgctggcactGGCTGCAGGGACTGTGGCTGGAGGGCTTCTTGGCTTCGCTCAGGGCCCTCCCAAG CCACGGCTGCAGACGCTGCGAATGACCCTCCCGAGCCCCCACATGTCGAGGCCCAACCAAACCATCCTGGTGGACGTGGCCCAGAATGCGGCAACCATCACAGTGACCGCACCTCAGAGCAACCACAGCTGGGTGGTGCTGTTCGACGGGCAGAGC GGCTGCATCTGTTACCGCCCTGAGGAGCACCACGCCTGCTTCCTCCGCCTGATGGGGGACAGTGATCGGGAGACCCTGCGGCTGCTGGTGGATACCTCCAAG AGTCTTCTCAGCAGGCCCAAGGGACTCCGGGCCCCAGCCAGGacacccaccacacccaggaGCTGCTGGCAGTGCTGGGGAGCCACGAGGTGGACCCCACCCAGGTGGGCGCTTTGGTGCAGCACCTGTGCGCAAGGACCCCCATCTACTGGGCCCAGCGTGTGGAGGGTGAGTTGGGGTTGCTGCATGGGGAGGCCAGACCCACGGAGGAGCTGGGGTCAGAGCCCTTGGGAACTCACGACGCCCTCACCACAGGGCCCCGGAGGCAGCGGCTCATCTATCTCTGCATCGACATCTGCTTCCCAAGCAACATCTGTGTATCAGTCTGCTTTTATTACCTCCCAGACTGAGCCCCCGACCTGGCCAAGCCCAGCCCCAGTCCCCAGTCCAGCGGGCTGGCCAGATCGCCCGCACCAGGGAGGACAGCTGCCGGCGGGGACGAATAAACCCTTCCACCTGGCCGTGGTGTTCTCTGTGGCCTGA
- the BRICD5 gene encoding BRICHOS domain-containing protein 5 isoform X9 → MEPASCCAERPEAGPAGVKTKPCCGGWRAAGLLLLLLLALAAGTVAGGLLGFAQGPPKPRLQTLRMTLPSPHMSRPNQTILVDVAQNAATITVTAPQSNHSWVVLFDGQSGCICYRPEEHHACFLRLMGDSDRETLRLLVDTSKAQGTPGPSQDTHHTQELLAVLGSHEVDPTQVGALVQHLCARTPIYWAQRVEGPRRQRLIYLCIDICFPSNICVSVCFYYLPD, encoded by the exons ATGGAGCCAGCAAGCTGCTGCGCGGAGCGCCCCGAAGCTGGGCCTGCAGGG GTGAAGACCAAGCCCTGCTGTGGGGGCTGGAGAGCCGCgggcctgctgctgctgctgctgctggcactGGCTGCAGGGACTGTGGCTGGAGGGCTTCTTGGCTTCGCTCAGGGCCCTCCCAAG CCACGGCTGCAGACGCTGCGAATGACCCTCCCGAGCCCCCACATGTCGAGGCCCAACCAAACCATCCTGGTGGACGTGGCCCAGAATGCGGCAACCATCACAGTGACCGCACCTCAGAGCAACCACAGCTGGGTGGTGCTGTTCGACGGGCAGAGC GGCTGCATCTGTTACCGCCCTGAGGAGCACCACGCCTGCTTCCTCCGCCTGATGGGGGACAGTGATCGGGAGACCCTGCGGCTGCTGGTGGATACCTCCAAG GCCCAAGGGACTCCGGGCCCCAGCCAGGacacccaccacacccaggaGCTGCTGGCAGTGCTGGGGAGCCACGAGGTGGACCCCACCCAGGTGGGCGCTTTGGTGCAGCACCTGTGCGCAAGGACCCCCATCTACTGGGCCCAGCGTGTGGAGG GGCCCCGGAGGCAGCGGCTCATCTATCTCTGCATCGACATCTGCTTCCCAAGCAACATCTGTGTATCAGTCTGCTTTTATTACCTCCCAGACTGA
- the BRICD5 gene encoding BRICHOS domain-containing protein 5 isoform X7, which yields MEPASCCAERPEAGPAGVSGLPSLLQQGPRGCPRPLAPWSLTPMTPLTLTHAQVKTKPCCGGWRAAGLLLLLLLALAAGTVAGGLLGFAQGPPKPRLQTLRMTLPSPHMSRPNQTILVDVAQNAATITVTAPQSNHSWVVLFDGQSGCICYRPEEHHACFLRLMGDSDRETLRLLVDTSKAQGTPGPSQDTHHTQELLAVLGSHEVDPTQVGALVQHLCARTPIYWAQRVEGPRRQRLIYLCIDICFPSNICVSVCFYYLPD from the exons ATGGAGCCAGCAAGCTGCTGCGCGGAGCGCCCCGAAGCTGGGCCTGCAGGGGTGAGTGGGCTCCCATCACTCCTGCAGCAAGGACCCAGGGGGTGCCCCAGGCCACTTGCTCCGTGGTCTCTAACCCCCATGACCCCTCTGACCCTGACGCATGCCCAGGTGAAGACCAAGCCCTGCTGTGGGGGCTGGAGAGCCGCgggcctgctgctgctgctgctgctggcactGGCTGCAGGGACTGTGGCTGGAGGGCTTCTTGGCTTCGCTCAGGGCCCTCCCAAG CCACGGCTGCAGACGCTGCGAATGACCCTCCCGAGCCCCCACATGTCGAGGCCCAACCAAACCATCCTGGTGGACGTGGCCCAGAATGCGGCAACCATCACAGTGACCGCACCTCAGAGCAACCACAGCTGGGTGGTGCTGTTCGACGGGCAGAGC GGCTGCATCTGTTACCGCCCTGAGGAGCACCACGCCTGCTTCCTCCGCCTGATGGGGGACAGTGATCGGGAGACCCTGCGGCTGCTGGTGGATACCTCCAAG GCCCAAGGGACTCCGGGCCCCAGCCAGGacacccaccacacccaggaGCTGCTGGCAGTGCTGGGGAGCCACGAGGTGGACCCCACCCAGGTGGGCGCTTTGGTGCAGCACCTGTGCGCAAGGACCCCCATCTACTGGGCCCAGCGTGTGGAGG GGCCCCGGAGGCAGCGGCTCATCTATCTCTGCATCGACATCTGCTTCCCAAGCAACATCTGTGTATCAGTCTGCTTTTATTACCTCCCAGACTGA
- the BRICD5 gene encoding BRICHOS domain-containing protein 5 isoform X4: MEPASCCAERPEAGPAGVSGLPSLLQQGPRGCPRPLAPWSLTPMTPLTLTHAQVKTKPCCGGWRAAGLLLLLLLALAAGTVAGGLLGFAQGPPKPRLQTLRMTLPSPHMSRPNQTILVDVAQNAATITVTAPQSNHSWVVLFDGQSGCICYRPEEHHACFLRLMGDSDRETLRLLVDTSKSLLSRPKGLRAPARTPTTPRSCWQCWGATRWTPPRWALWCSTCAQGPPSTGPSVWRVSWGCCMGRPDPRRSWGQSPWELTTPSPQGPGGSGSSISASTSASQATSVYQSAFITSQTEPPTWPSPAPVPSPAGWPDRPHQGGQLPAGTNKPFHLAVVFSVA, translated from the exons ATGGAGCCAGCAAGCTGCTGCGCGGAGCGCCCCGAAGCTGGGCCTGCAGGGGTGAGTGGGCTCCCATCACTCCTGCAGCAAGGACCCAGGGGGTGCCCCAGGCCACTTGCTCCGTGGTCTCTAACCCCCATGACCCCTCTGACCCTGACGCATGCCCAGGTGAAGACCAAGCCCTGCTGTGGGGGCTGGAGAGCCGCgggcctgctgctgctgctgctgctggcactGGCTGCAGGGACTGTGGCTGGAGGGCTTCTTGGCTTCGCTCAGGGCCCTCCCAAG CCACGGCTGCAGACGCTGCGAATGACCCTCCCGAGCCCCCACATGTCGAGGCCCAACCAAACCATCCTGGTGGACGTGGCCCAGAATGCGGCAACCATCACAGTGACCGCACCTCAGAGCAACCACAGCTGGGTGGTGCTGTTCGACGGGCAGAGC GGCTGCATCTGTTACCGCCCTGAGGAGCACCACGCCTGCTTCCTCCGCCTGATGGGGGACAGTGATCGGGAGACCCTGCGGCTGCTGGTGGATACCTCCAAG AGTCTTCTCAGCAGGCCCAAGGGACTCCGGGCCCCAGCCAGGacacccaccacacccaggaGCTGCTGGCAGTGCTGGGGAGCCACGAGGTGGACCCCACCCAGGTGGGCGCTTTGGTGCAGCACCTGTGCGCAAGGACCCCCATCTACTGGGCCCAGCGTGTGGAGGGTGAGTTGGGGTTGCTGCATGGGGAGGCCAGACCCACGGAGGAGCTGGGGTCAGAGCCCTTGGGAACTCACGACGCCCTCACCACAGGGCCCCGGAGGCAGCGGCTCATCTATCTCTGCATCGACATCTGCTTCCCAAGCAACATCTGTGTATCAGTCTGCTTTTATTACCTCCCAGACTGAGCCCCCGACCTGGCCAAGCCCAGCCCCAGTCCCCAGTCCAGCGGGCTGGCCAGATCGCCCGCACCAGGGAGGACAGCTGCCGGCGGGGACGAATAAACCCTTCCACCTGGCCGTGGTGTTCTCTGTGGCCTGA
- the BRICD5 gene encoding BRICHOS domain-containing protein 5 isoform X6: MEPASCCAERPEAGPAGVSGLPSLLQQGPRGCPRPLAPWSLTPMTPLTLTHAQVKTKPCCGGWRAAGLLLLLLLALAAGTVAGGLLGFAQGPPKPRLQTLRMTLPSPHMSRPNQTILVDVAQNAATITVTAPQSNHSWVVLFDGQSGCICYRPEEHHACFLRLMGDSDRETLRLLVDTSKAQGTPGPSQDTHHTQELLAVLGSHEVDPTQVGALVQHLCARTPIYWAQRVEGELGLLHGEARPTEELGSEPLGTHDALTTGPRRQRLIYLCIDICFPSNICVSVCFYYLPD; this comes from the exons ATGGAGCCAGCAAGCTGCTGCGCGGAGCGCCCCGAAGCTGGGCCTGCAGGGGTGAGTGGGCTCCCATCACTCCTGCAGCAAGGACCCAGGGGGTGCCCCAGGCCACTTGCTCCGTGGTCTCTAACCCCCATGACCCCTCTGACCCTGACGCATGCCCAGGTGAAGACCAAGCCCTGCTGTGGGGGCTGGAGAGCCGCgggcctgctgctgctgctgctgctggcactGGCTGCAGGGACTGTGGCTGGAGGGCTTCTTGGCTTCGCTCAGGGCCCTCCCAAG CCACGGCTGCAGACGCTGCGAATGACCCTCCCGAGCCCCCACATGTCGAGGCCCAACCAAACCATCCTGGTGGACGTGGCCCAGAATGCGGCAACCATCACAGTGACCGCACCTCAGAGCAACCACAGCTGGGTGGTGCTGTTCGACGGGCAGAGC GGCTGCATCTGTTACCGCCCTGAGGAGCACCACGCCTGCTTCCTCCGCCTGATGGGGGACAGTGATCGGGAGACCCTGCGGCTGCTGGTGGATACCTCCAAG GCCCAAGGGACTCCGGGCCCCAGCCAGGacacccaccacacccaggaGCTGCTGGCAGTGCTGGGGAGCCACGAGGTGGACCCCACCCAGGTGGGCGCTTTGGTGCAGCACCTGTGCGCAAGGACCCCCATCTACTGGGCCCAGCGTGTGGAGGGTGAGTTGGGGTTGCTGCATGGGGAGGCCAGACCCACGGAGGAGCTGGGGTCAGAGCCCTTGGGAACTCACGACGCCCTCACCACAGGGCCCCGGAGGCAGCGGCTCATCTATCTCTGCATCGACATCTGCTTCCCAAGCAACATCTGTGTATCAGTCTGCTTTTATTACCTCCCAGACTGA